A single window of Archangium gephyra DNA harbors:
- a CDS encoding N-6 DNA methylase has translation MPRAPHAPPVLDEEALVHQFPGLDRRALGAFYTPAPLVERTLALALAHAGDGPLAVVDPACGAGAFLAAAARSRPEAHLSGLELSPDVARLCQDRVPGADIRVGDALRGGLEPLLASLPPARQEVWLGNPPYNGTSSLLKDRDAYARLRALLPLALPQGTSLRDDFAFFLLLAAHRLSARPGVLAFITPTSLLDAFLYAPLRATLLRMLSLREVVDLGPGAFAGTQVRTCITVWTSPPDPRVRPVYSRAVDSRPEYARHPHPVPLPEGEESLTQGHSIPGTLFEPAAPEWRLAPTPPDAAELDARWRSEGEPLDTLVPVSLPGVKTRFDELLVDEDPQRLLVRLEDFARSPLEALEDFARSHAIPLTLLPKLRALKDGPPFTVDPSCVRPFFRYAGARHRGTLPSESRAFCYLDRRLIPRGDHRLRGPWDPHRGAVKLLFNVRELPLSAALLEEEGCVHDHRHARFAPLLVPQRVRDEGLDITRVTRSEASLGPLVPNLSPRGLAWAEQLGGPLAAYKALVHFLNGPDVQRRWAPVYGASRVVPVPLTALQP, from the coding sequence ATGCCGCGTGCCCCCCATGCGCCCCCTGTCCTCGACGAGGAGGCGCTCGTCCATCAGTTCCCCGGCCTCGACCGGCGCGCGCTCGGTGCCTTCTACACCCCCGCGCCCCTCGTGGAGCGCACCCTCGCGCTCGCCCTCGCTCATGCCGGGGACGGGCCGCTCGCCGTGGTGGACCCCGCCTGTGGTGCCGGGGCCTTCCTCGCCGCCGCCGCCCGCTCCCGCCCCGAGGCGCACCTCTCGGGCCTCGAGCTCTCTCCCGACGTGGCTCGCCTGTGCCAGGACCGCGTCCCCGGTGCCGACATCCGCGTGGGCGATGCCCTGCGTGGCGGGCTCGAGCCCCTGCTCGCGAGCCTCCCCCCGGCTCGACAGGAGGTGTGGCTCGGCAACCCGCCCTACAACGGCACCTCCTCGCTCCTGAAGGACCGCGACGCCTACGCCCGCCTCCGCGCCCTGCTGCCCCTCGCGCTGCCCCAGGGCACCAGCCTGCGCGATGACTTCGCCTTCTTCCTGCTGCTCGCCGCCCACCGGCTCTCCGCTCGCCCCGGTGTGCTGGCCTTCATCACTCCCACCAGTCTGCTCGACGCATTCCTCTACGCGCCCCTGCGCGCCACGCTGCTGCGGATGCTGTCGCTCCGTGAAGTGGTCGACCTCGGCCCCGGTGCTTTCGCTGGGACCCAGGTGAGGACCTGCATCACCGTGTGGACCTCTCCTCCGGATCCTCGGGTCCGGCCTGTCTACTCACGGGCCGTCGATTCACGGCCCGAGTATGCCCGGCACCCTCACCCCGTCCCTCTCCCGGAGGGCGAGGAGAGTTTGACGCAGGGCCATTCGATACCGGGGACTCTCTTTGAACCCGCAGCCCCCGAGTGGCGTCTCGCTCCCACTCCTCCGGATGCCGCCGAGCTCGATGCCCGCTGGCGCTCCGAGGGCGAGCCCCTCGATACCCTCGTCCCCGTGAGTCTTCCGGGCGTGAAGACCCGCTTCGATGAGCTGCTCGTGGACGAAGATCCCCAGCGGCTCCTCGTCAGGCTCGAGGACTTCGCGCGCTCGCCCCTGGAGGCGCTCGAGGACTTCGCCCGGAGCCATGCCATTCCCCTCACGCTCCTGCCCAAGCTGCGCGCCTTGAAGGACGGGCCTCCCTTCACGGTGGATCCCTCCTGCGTGCGCCCCTTCTTCCGCTACGCCGGCGCGCGCCACCGCGGCACCCTCCCCTCCGAGTCCCGTGCCTTCTGCTACCTCGACCGGCGCCTCATCCCCCGCGGCGACCACCGCCTCCGCGGGCCGTGGGATCCCCATCGCGGCGCCGTGAAGCTCCTCTTCAACGTGCGAGAACTGCCCCTCTCCGCCGCGCTCCTGGAGGAGGAGGGCTGTGTGCACGACCACCGCCACGCCCGCTTCGCGCCCCTGCTCGTGCCCCAGCGCGTGCGCGACGAGGGACTCGACATCACCCGCGTGACCCGCTCCGAGGCCTCGCTGGGCCCCCTCGTGCCCAACCTCTCGCCCCGAGGGCTGGCATGGGCGGAGCAGCTCGGCGGCCCGCTCGCCGCCTACAAGGCCCTCGTGCACTTCCTCAACGGCCCCGACGTGCAGCGGCGCTGGGCTCCTGTGTACGGCGCCTCGCGGGTCGTGCCCGTTCCCCTGACTGCTCTCCAGCCTTGA
- a CDS encoding superoxide dismutase family protein, which yields MKTRALLTAAVLCLAGPAFAQGKAPAAKEKAAAKKEEAAAKKDEKMAAAGATAKAELKDQKGQSVGEVTLSETPHGVLIKGTLSNLPAGEHAIHIHEAGKCEAPFQTAGGHLNPNKKKHGVLVAEGKHEGDLPNLYVAADGKAQFDSFAHGLKLKDVQDADGAAVVVHASADDYKSDPAGNAGDRIACGVVQVQK from the coding sequence ATGAAGACTCGTGCGCTGCTCACCGCCGCTGTTCTCTGCCTCGCCGGCCCCGCCTTCGCCCAGGGCAAGGCCCCCGCCGCCAAGGAGAAGGCCGCCGCCAAGAAGGAGGAAGCCGCCGCCAAGAAGGACGAGAAGATGGCCGCCGCGGGCGCCACCGCCAAGGCCGAGCTGAAGGATCAGAAGGGCCAGTCCGTGGGCGAGGTGACTCTCTCCGAGACGCCCCACGGCGTCCTCATCAAGGGCACGCTCTCCAACCTCCCCGCTGGCGAGCACGCCATCCACATCCACGAGGCGGGCAAGTGCGAGGCCCCCTTCCAGACCGCCGGTGGCCACCTCAACCCCAACAAGAAGAAGCACGGCGTCCTCGTGGCCGAGGGCAAGCACGAGGGTGACCTGCCCAACCTCTACGTGGCCGCCGACGGCAAGGCGCAGTTCGACTCCTTCGCCCACGGCCTCAAGCTGAAGGACGTGCAGGACGCGGACGGCGCGGCCGTCGTCGTCCACGCCAGCGCGGATGACTACAAGAGCGACCCCGCCGGCAACGCGGGTGATCGCATCGCCTGCGGCGTCGTGCAGGTGCAGAAGTAG
- a CDS encoding glucose 1-dehydrogenase has protein sequence MSTTQRLANKTAVITGGSTGIGFVTAKAFIQEGARVIITGKDEQRLAASAQALGAAAIPVRADVRKLEELEQLARRAQEAFGHVDVLFANAGIGRSLRLEQVTEEFFDDAFDTNVKGLFFTVQKLAGLLKPGSSVILNASTVSTKGAPASSVYFATKAAVRSLARTLAVELGTRSIRVNALSPGLVPTEFQGKMGVPPEVVEGFYSLVKAATPLGRLGQLEEIARVALFLASDESSFMTAGDLVVDGGYRDV, from the coding sequence ATGTCCACGACGCAGCGCCTGGCCAACAAGACCGCCGTCATCACGGGTGGCTCCACGGGAATTGGTTTCGTCACCGCGAAGGCCTTCATCCAGGAGGGAGCGCGGGTGATCATCACGGGCAAGGATGAGCAGCGGCTCGCCGCTTCCGCGCAGGCGCTCGGGGCGGCGGCCATTCCGGTGCGCGCGGACGTGCGCAAGCTGGAGGAACTCGAGCAGCTGGCACGGCGGGCCCAGGAGGCCTTTGGCCACGTGGACGTGCTGTTCGCCAACGCGGGCATTGGCAGGTCGTTGCGCCTGGAGCAGGTGACGGAGGAGTTCTTCGACGACGCGTTCGACACGAACGTGAAGGGCCTCTTCTTCACCGTGCAGAAGCTGGCGGGGCTGCTGAAGCCGGGCTCCAGCGTCATCCTCAATGCCTCGACGGTGAGCACGAAGGGGGCGCCCGCGAGCTCCGTCTACTTCGCCACCAAGGCGGCGGTGCGCTCGCTGGCGCGCACGTTGGCGGTCGAGCTGGGCACGCGCTCCATCCGCGTCAACGCACTCAGCCCGGGGCTGGTGCCCACCGAGTTCCAGGGGAAGATGGGCGTGCCGCCCGAGGTCGTCGAGGGCTTCTACAGCCTGGTGAAGGCCGCGACGCCCCTGGGCCGCCTCGGGCAGCTCGAGGAGATCGCCCGGGTGGCGCTCTTCCTGGCCAGCGACGAGTCCTCCTTCATGACGGCGGGGGACCTGGTGGTGGACGGCGGCTACCGGGACGTGTGA
- the nagA gene encoding N-acetylglucosamine-6-phosphate deacetylase: MTRILTGARLFNGERMLEGHGLVLEGERITAVVPLDAVPAGAQVRRLPEGTLLVPGFLDAQVNGAGGVLFNDTPTPEAALAIAAAARRSGTTGLLPTFITDAPGRMREACEAALVAMSRPASGVLGIHLEGPFISGERPGVHESRFIRVPDAGEVDYLSALPERLAGQGGRVVVTLAPECVEDAVIERLASAGVVLSAGHTAATYERTREALAAGVRGFTHLFNAMPPAQSRQPGPVVAALEADEAWCGVIVDGIHVHPAMLRLLLKVKRPGRVFLVTDAMPPVGTEASSFTLYGRTILRREGRLVTENGTLAGADIDMVTAVRNCVRLLGLPLEECLRMASLHPASYLGLDGHLGRLAPGYRADLTLLREDVTVLATWVAGQEQWS; this comes from the coding sequence ATGACGCGCATCCTCACGGGAGCACGCCTCTTCAACGGTGAGCGCATGCTCGAGGGCCACGGGCTGGTGCTCGAGGGCGAGCGCATCACCGCGGTGGTGCCCCTGGACGCCGTGCCGGCCGGAGCCCAGGTGCGGCGGTTGCCCGAGGGCACGCTGCTGGTGCCGGGTTTCCTCGATGCCCAGGTCAACGGAGCCGGAGGCGTGCTGTTCAACGACACGCCCACCCCCGAGGCGGCGCTCGCCATCGCGGCGGCCGCCCGGCGCTCGGGCACCACGGGGTTGTTGCCGACGTTCATCACCGACGCGCCGGGCAGGATGCGCGAGGCCTGCGAGGCCGCCCTCGTGGCGATGAGCCGGCCCGCCAGTGGTGTGCTCGGCATCCACCTGGAAGGTCCCTTCATCAGTGGTGAGCGGCCGGGAGTGCATGAGTCACGCTTCATCCGTGTGCCCGATGCCGGGGAGGTCGATTACCTGAGCGCGCTGCCGGAGCGGCTGGCCGGGCAGGGGGGCCGGGTGGTGGTGACGTTGGCGCCCGAGTGCGTGGAGGATGCCGTCATCGAGCGGCTCGCTTCGGCGGGGGTGGTGCTCTCGGCGGGCCACACGGCGGCGACGTATGAGCGGACGCGCGAGGCCCTGGCGGCGGGCGTGCGCGGCTTCACCCACCTGTTCAACGCCATGCCGCCCGCGCAGAGCCGTCAGCCGGGCCCGGTGGTGGCGGCGCTCGAAGCGGACGAGGCGTGGTGCGGGGTCATCGTGGATGGTATCCACGTCCATCCGGCGATGCTGCGTCTGTTGTTGAAGGTCAAGCGGCCCGGCCGTGTCTTCCTGGTCACCGACGCCATGCCCCCGGTGGGCACCGAGGCGTCCTCGTTCACGTTGTATGGCCGCACCATCCTGCGCCGGGAGGGCCGTCTCGTGACCGAGAACGGAACGCTGGCCGGTGCCGACATCGACATGGTGACGGCGGTGCGCAACTGCGTCCGGCTGCTCGGGCTGCCGCTCGAGGAGTGCCTGCGCATGGCGTCGCTCCATCCCGCGAGCTACCTCGGGTTGGACGGACACCTGGGCCGGTTGGCGCCGGGCTATCGCGCCGATCTCACGCTGCTCCGGGAGGACGTCACGGTGCTCGCCACGTGGGTGGCGGGCCAGGAGCAGTGGTCCTGA
- a CDS encoding SIS domain-containing protein has protein sequence MDTSSLPAMALEAAQSAEAARRQISRCEGAFAGLGERLRQRPPRFVVTCARGSSDHAASYGKYLIETTLGRAVASVGPSVASVYNTRGFDLRECLFVAVSQSGRSPDLLRLTEAARAGGALVLGFVNNEDSPLFSLCDIGLPLCAGPEQSVAATKSYILSGLAFLQLVAHWSGEAVLRDAVSRLPEALEAARALDWWPALERLTGAHNLFVLGRGMGLGAALEMALKFKETCRLHAEAFSTAEVIHGPLALVGRGFPVLALGQEDSSAEGTRSVVRRMVELGADVRSVLAVPGAESLPVVPGVPSAIAPLCQVQSFYMAVHQLAVARGMDPDVPAHLRKVTETV, from the coding sequence GTGGACACTTCCTCCCTTCCCGCCATGGCGCTCGAGGCCGCCCAGTCGGCCGAGGCCGCTCGCCGGCAGATCTCCCGTTGCGAGGGAGCCTTCGCCGGACTGGGTGAGCGGCTGCGCCAGCGGCCTCCGCGTTTCGTCGTCACCTGCGCGCGGGGCAGCTCGGACCATGCGGCCAGCTACGGCAAGTACCTGATCGAAACCACGCTGGGGCGCGCGGTGGCCTCGGTGGGGCCGAGCGTGGCCTCGGTCTACAACACCCGGGGTTTCGATTTGAGGGAGTGCCTCTTCGTCGCCGTCTCGCAGTCCGGCCGCAGTCCGGACCTCCTGCGTCTGACGGAAGCGGCCCGAGCCGGGGGCGCGCTGGTCCTCGGCTTCGTCAACAACGAGGACTCGCCGCTCTTCTCCCTGTGCGACATCGGGCTGCCGCTGTGCGCCGGCCCCGAGCAGAGCGTGGCCGCCACGAAGTCCTACATCCTCTCGGGCCTCGCCTTCCTGCAACTGGTGGCGCACTGGTCCGGGGAGGCGGTGCTGCGGGACGCGGTCTCGAGGCTGCCGGAGGCGCTGGAGGCGGCACGTGCGCTGGACTGGTGGCCGGCGCTGGAGCGGCTCACGGGGGCGCACAATCTGTTCGTGTTGGGGCGGGGAATGGGGCTCGGCGCGGCGCTCGAGATGGCGTTGAAGTTCAAGGAGACCTGCCGGCTGCACGCCGAGGCCTTCAGCACCGCCGAGGTCATCCACGGTCCGCTCGCCCTGGTGGGGCGCGGTTTCCCCGTGCTGGCGCTGGGGCAGGAGGACAGCTCGGCCGAGGGGACACGGAGCGTGGTGCGCCGCATGGTGGAGCTGGGAGCGGATGTCCGCTCGGTGCTCGCGGTCCCGGGAGCCGAGTCGCTGCCGGTGGTTCCGGGTGTGCCGAGCGCCATCGCGCCCCTGTGCCAGGTGCAGAGCTTCTACATGGCGGTCCACCAGCTGGCGGTGGCGCGCGGGATGGATCCGGACGTCCCCGCCCACCTGCGCAAGGTGACGGAGACGGTGTGA
- a CDS encoding pirin family protein, translating to MRTTRRQFLRDSMLASVALAAGCRSGEPTSRAPAYIPTSDRTVVRTLAGIPATDGAGVRLTRVIGQPVLRNLDPFLMLDRFHSDDPNAYIAGFPSHPHRGFETVTVMLEGHMRHRDSRGNSGLIRGGGSQWMTAGRGIIHSEMPEQVQGLMSGFQLWINLPAKEKLCPAAYQDLGPEQLAGSALSSAGSRVRVISGAPNGLAGPVRERPTQPTLFTLALEDDQPFELELPEGHTAFAFVHAGEVRFGPEAKTKPVRAGDLAIFSPGKRLRIQAPSQRSAVLVAAAKPLREPIVQHGPFVMNTEAEIHRAIQDYRSGVLDKG from the coding sequence ATGAGAACGACGCGCCGACAGTTCCTCCGCGATTCGATGCTGGCCTCGGTGGCCCTGGCGGCGGGATGCCGCTCCGGAGAGCCCACCTCGCGGGCTCCCGCGTACATCCCCACGTCGGACCGGACCGTGGTGCGGACGCTGGCGGGCATCCCGGCGACGGACGGCGCGGGCGTGCGGCTGACGCGCGTCATCGGCCAGCCGGTGCTGCGCAACCTCGATCCGTTCCTGATGCTCGACCGCTTCCACTCGGACGATCCGAACGCCTACATCGCCGGCTTCCCGTCGCATCCCCATCGTGGCTTCGAGACGGTGACGGTGATGCTGGAGGGCCACATGCGCCATCGGGACAGCCGGGGGAACTCGGGGCTCATCCGGGGCGGAGGCTCGCAGTGGATGACGGCGGGGCGCGGCATCATCCACTCGGAGATGCCCGAGCAGGTCCAGGGTCTGATGTCTGGCTTCCAGCTGTGGATCAACCTGCCGGCGAAGGAGAAGCTGTGTCCGGCGGCCTACCAGGACCTCGGGCCGGAGCAGCTCGCCGGGTCGGCGCTCTCGTCCGCGGGGAGCCGGGTGAGGGTCATCTCTGGCGCGCCCAATGGGCTCGCGGGTCCCGTGCGCGAGCGTCCGACGCAGCCGACCCTCTTCACCCTGGCGTTGGAGGATGACCAGCCCTTCGAGCTCGAGTTGCCGGAGGGGCATACGGCCTTCGCGTTCGTCCACGCCGGAGAGGTTCGCTTCGGCCCGGAGGCGAAGACGAAGCCGGTGCGTGCGGGAGACCTCGCGATCTTCAGCCCGGGCAAGCGGCTGCGCATCCAGGCGCCGAGCCAGCGGAGCGCGGTGCTCGTCGCCGCGGCGAAGCCCCTCCGTGAGCCCATCGTTCAGCACGGCCCGTTCGTGATGAATACCGAGGCGGAGATCCACCGGGCCATCCAGGACTATCGGAGCGGCGTGCTGGACAAGGGGTGA
- a CDS encoding DUF1697 domain-containing protein — translation MARYIALLRGINVGGNKKVPMAQLRALMEGLGYTEVATLLQSGNAVFTCKEKNPAKVGKQLEAAIVKEFGFEVAVVLRTRDELEAVIKANPLPGAEDAPSQFLVTFLSEEPDPKRFAQIDPAAYQPDEFRLVGREIYARFPQGIGNSKLATVLGGTRLGVTPTARNWSTVTKLLALADG, via the coding sequence ATGGCCAGGTACATCGCACTGCTGCGCGGGATCAACGTCGGTGGGAACAAGAAGGTCCCGATGGCCCAGCTCCGCGCGCTGATGGAAGGACTCGGCTACACCGAGGTCGCCACCCTGCTCCAGAGCGGCAACGCCGTGTTCACCTGCAAGGAGAAGAACCCGGCGAAGGTCGGCAAGCAGCTCGAGGCGGCCATCGTCAAGGAGTTCGGCTTCGAGGTCGCCGTCGTCCTCCGCACGAGGGACGAGTTGGAAGCGGTCATCAAGGCCAATCCCCTGCCGGGCGCCGAGGACGCTCCCTCCCAGTTCCTGGTGACGTTCCTGTCCGAGGAACCCGATCCCAAGCGGTTCGCGCAGATAGACCCGGCCGCCTACCAGCCAGACGAGTTCCGCCTGGTCGGCCGGGAGATCTACGCCCGGTTCCCCCAGGGCATCGGGAACTCGAAGCTGGCCACCGTGCTCGGCGGGACGCGCCTGGGAGTCACCCCGACGGCCCGCAACTGGAGCACCGTCACGAAGCTCCTGGCGCTCGCCGACGGCTGA